A single region of the Glycine max cultivar Williams 82 chromosome 20, Glycine_max_v4.0, whole genome shotgun sequence genome encodes:
- the LOC100792708 gene encoding glycine cleavage system H protein, mitochondrial-like has translation MACRQLWASRAASYLRISVFHRGFSNVIKDFKYVDSHEWVKVDGNYATIGITDHAQDHLGDVVYVELPEVGAAVTQGGSFGAVESVKATSDINSPISGKVVEVNEALNSSPALVNSSPYKDGWIIKVEINDSGELNNLMDSEQYSKFCEEEDSKH, from the exons atggcTTGCAGGCAATTGTGGGCTTCAAGAGCTGCCTCTTACCTGAGGATCTCTGTGTTTCACAGAGGCTTTTCTAATG TTATTAAAGATTTCAAGTATGTTGATTCTCATGAGTGGGTGAAAGTTGATGGAAATTACGCAACCATCGGCATAACTGATCATGCCCAAGATCATTTGGGTGATGTTGTATATGTTGAATTGCCAGAAGTGGGAGCAGCTGTGACACAAGGAGGTAGTTTTGGTGCAGTTGAAAGTGTGAAGGCTACTAGTGATATTAACTCTCCTATTTCAGGAAAAGTTGTTGAAGTCAATGAAGCGCTTAACAGCTCTCCTGCTTTG GTCAATTCAAGCCCTTATAAAGATGGATGGATAATTAAAGTTGAAATAAATGACAGTGGTGAACTAAACAACTTGATGGATTCAGAACAATACTCCAAGTTCTGTGAAGAAGAAGATTCCAAGCACTGA
- the LOC100796561 gene encoding glycine cleavage system H protein 2, mitochondrial — protein sequence MACRQLWASRAASYLRISVFHRSFSNVLNDLKYADSHEWVKVDGNSATVGITDHAQDHLGEVVYVELPEVGATVTQGEGFGAAESVKATSDINSPVSGKVVEVNEKLTSSPALVNTSPYKDGWIIKVEMSDSGELNNLMDSEKYSKFCEEEDSNH from the exons ATGGCTTGCAGACAGTTGTGGGCTTCAAGAGCTGCTTCCTACCTCAGGATCTCCGTGTTTCACAGAAGCTTCTCTAACG TTTTGAATGATCTGAAGTATGCTGATTCTCATGAGTGGGTGAAGGTTGATGGAAATTCTGCAACTGTTGGCATAACTGATCATGCCCAAGATCATTTGGGTGAGGTTGTGTATGTTGAATTGCCTGAAGTGGGAGCCACCGTGACACAAGGAGAAGGTTTTGGTGCAGCTGAAAGTGTGAAGGCAACTAGTGATATTAACTCTCCTGTTTCAGGAAAAGTGGTCGAAGTTAATGAAAAACTTACCAGTTCTCCTGCTTTG GTCAACACAAGCCCTTACAAAGATGGATGGATAATTAAAGTGGAGATGAGTGACAGTGGTGAACTAAACAACCTGATGGATTCAGAAAAGTACTCCAAGTTCTGTGAAGAAGAAGATTCCAACCATTGA
- the LOC100801351 gene encoding pseudouridine kinase isoform X1 — translation MQIHLMVVCCCCWMVRLREEVKKMEHGDGEAVIIGGMVLDIHATPSMLANPGTTTPGKVYYVQGGVARNVAECMSKLGAKPYMISALGFDMAGNLLLNQWKSAGLSIEGILKDKDIETPVVCNIFDVNGEVAAGVASVEAFEKYLTPDWIFRFKNTLLSAPVLMVDANLSHPSLEAACKMAIDMECPVWFEPVSVTKSRRISSIVEYVTFASPNEDELIAMANALSGSDEFHPLKESQKKNISVLSLFQMLKPAIWVLLEKGIKVVLVTFGSNGVFLCNKGWPRQFKMPAEKTNQCGFRGQLFKTVMQKCPPSRYSGFSELDRSSHLFAVHFPSLPASVVRLTGAGDCLVGGTLTSICAGLDIMQSVSVGIAVAKAVVEVEANVPSTFSLSAITDDAKSVYSGAKVLFPQSML, via the exons ATGCAAATTcatttgatggttgtttgttgttgttgttggatggTAAGGTTGCGggaagaggtaaaaaaaatggAGCATGGGGATGGAGAAGCGGTGATAATTGGGGGTATGGTATTGGACATTCATGCTACACCTTCAATGCTAGCAAATCCTGGAACCACTACCCCTGGCAAG GTCTATTATGTCCAAGGAGGTGTGGCAAGGAATGTAGCCGAGTGCATGTCAAAACTAGGAGCAAAGCCATACATGATTAGTGCTCTTGGGTTTGACATGGCAG gaAATCTGCTGTTGAATCAGTGGAAATCTGCTGGCCTATCTATAGAAG GTATTTTGAAGGATAAAGATATTGAGACTCCAGTAGTATGCAATATATTTGATGTTAATGGTGAGGTAGCAGCTGGTGTTGCTAGTGTGGAAGCTTTT GAAAAATATCTGACACCTGACTGGATCTTTCGCTTCAAAAACACTTTACTATCTGCTCCAGTGTTAATGGTTGATGCAAATCTGAGTCATCCTTCTCTTGAAGCTGCTTGTAAAA TGGCGATTGACATGGAGTGTCCTGTATGGTTTGAGCCAGTATCAGTTACTAAATCCCGAAGAATCAGTTCTATTGTCGAGTAT GTAACTTTTGCTTCTCCAAATGAAGATGAACTTATTGCGATGGCGAATGCTTTATCTGGCAGTGATGAGTTTCATCCACTTAAAGAAAgtcagaagaaaaatatttcagtATTATCTTTGTTTCAAATGCTGAAACCAGCAATATGGGTTTTGCTAGAAAAAGGCATTAAAGTGGTCCTAGTGACCTTTGGCTCTAATGGAGTGTTTTTATGCAATAAAGGATGGCCTAGACAATTTAAAATGCCTGCAGAGAAAACAAATCAGTGTGGCTTCAGAGGACAATTATTCAAGACTGTTATGCAAAAATGTCCACCTAGTCGTTATTCTGGTTTTtcagaacttgatagaagctcTCATCTCTTTGCTGTGCATTTTCCCTCTCTTCCTGCATCAGTTGTGAGGCTTACTGGCGCTGGTGATTGCTTAGTTGGTGGAACACTCACATCAATTTGTGCAGGATTAGATATTATGCAAAGTGTGTCTGTTGGCATTGCAGTGGCTAAAGCTGTAGTGGAGGTTGAGGCTAATGTCCCATCTACTTTCAGTTTATCTGCTATCACAG ATGATGCTAAATCTGTTTACTCAGGTGCTAAAGTTCTCTTCCCCCAATCGATGTTGTAA
- the LOC100801351 gene encoding pseudouridine kinase isoform X3, with product MQIHLMVVCCCCWMVRLREEVKKMEHGDGEAVIIGGMVLDIHATPSMLANPGTTTPGKVYYVQGGVARNVAECMSKLGAKPYMISALGFDMAGNLLLNQWKSAGLSIEGILKDKDIETPVVCNIFDVNGEVAAGVASVEAFEKYLTPDWIFRFKNTLLSAPVLMVDANLSHPSLEAACKMAIDMECPVWFEPVSVTKSRRISSIVEYVTFASPNEDELIAMANALSGSDEFHPLKESQKKNISVLSLFQMLKPAIWVLLEKGIKVVLVTFGSNGVFLCNKGWPRQFKMPAEKTNQCGFRGQLFKTVMQKCPPSRYSGFSELDRSSHLFAVHFPSLPASVVRLTGAGDCLVGGTLTSICAGLDIMQSVSVGIAVAKAVVEVEANVPSTFSLSAITASMWK from the exons ATGCAAATTcatttgatggttgtttgttgttgttgttggatggTAAGGTTGCGggaagaggtaaaaaaaatggAGCATGGGGATGGAGAAGCGGTGATAATTGGGGGTATGGTATTGGACATTCATGCTACACCTTCAATGCTAGCAAATCCTGGAACCACTACCCCTGGCAAG GTCTATTATGTCCAAGGAGGTGTGGCAAGGAATGTAGCCGAGTGCATGTCAAAACTAGGAGCAAAGCCATACATGATTAGTGCTCTTGGGTTTGACATGGCAG gaAATCTGCTGTTGAATCAGTGGAAATCTGCTGGCCTATCTATAGAAG GTATTTTGAAGGATAAAGATATTGAGACTCCAGTAGTATGCAATATATTTGATGTTAATGGTGAGGTAGCAGCTGGTGTTGCTAGTGTGGAAGCTTTT GAAAAATATCTGACACCTGACTGGATCTTTCGCTTCAAAAACACTTTACTATCTGCTCCAGTGTTAATGGTTGATGCAAATCTGAGTCATCCTTCTCTTGAAGCTGCTTGTAAAA TGGCGATTGACATGGAGTGTCCTGTATGGTTTGAGCCAGTATCAGTTACTAAATCCCGAAGAATCAGTTCTATTGTCGAGTAT GTAACTTTTGCTTCTCCAAATGAAGATGAACTTATTGCGATGGCGAATGCTTTATCTGGCAGTGATGAGTTTCATCCACTTAAAGAAAgtcagaagaaaaatatttcagtATTATCTTTGTTTCAAATGCTGAAACCAGCAATATGGGTTTTGCTAGAAAAAGGCATTAAAGTGGTCCTAGTGACCTTTGGCTCTAATGGAGTGTTTTTATGCAATAAAGGATGGCCTAGACAATTTAAAATGCCTGCAGAGAAAACAAATCAGTGTGGCTTCAGAGGACAATTATTCAAGACTGTTATGCAAAAATGTCCACCTAGTCGTTATTCTGGTTTTtcagaacttgatagaagctcTCATCTCTTTGCTGTGCATTTTCCCTCTCTTCCTGCATCAGTTGTGAGGCTTACTGGCGCTGGTGATTGCTTAGTTGGTGGAACACTCACATCAATTTGTGCAGGATTAGATATTATGCAAAGTGTGTCTGTTGGCATTGCAGTGGCTAAAGCTGTAGTGGAGGTTGAGGCTAATGTCCCATCTACTTTCAGTTTATCTGCTATCACAG CCTCTATGTGGAAATGA
- the LOC100801351 gene encoding pseudouridine kinase isoform X2 produces MQIHLMVVCCCCWMVRLREEVKKMEHGDGEAVIIGGMVLDIHATPSMLANPGTTTPGKVYYVQGGVARNVAECMSKLGAKPYMISALGFDMAGNLLLNQWKSAGLSIEGILKDKDIETPVVCNIFDVNGEVAAGVASVEAFEKYLTPDWIFRFKNTLLSAPVLMVDANLSHPSLEAACKMAIDMECPVWFEPVSVTKSRRISSIVEYVTFASPNEDELIAMANALSGSDEFHPLKESQKKNISVLSLFQMLKPAIWVLLEKGIKVVLVTFGSNGVFLCNKGWPRQFKMPAEKTNQCGFRGQLFKTVMQKCPPSRYSGFSELDRSSHLFAVHFPSLPASVVRLTGAGDCLVGGTLTSICAGLDIMQSVSVGIAVAKAVVEVEANVPSTFSLSAITGAKVLFPQSML; encoded by the exons ATGCAAATTcatttgatggttgtttgttgttgttgttggatggTAAGGTTGCGggaagaggtaaaaaaaatggAGCATGGGGATGGAGAAGCGGTGATAATTGGGGGTATGGTATTGGACATTCATGCTACACCTTCAATGCTAGCAAATCCTGGAACCACTACCCCTGGCAAG GTCTATTATGTCCAAGGAGGTGTGGCAAGGAATGTAGCCGAGTGCATGTCAAAACTAGGAGCAAAGCCATACATGATTAGTGCTCTTGGGTTTGACATGGCAG gaAATCTGCTGTTGAATCAGTGGAAATCTGCTGGCCTATCTATAGAAG GTATTTTGAAGGATAAAGATATTGAGACTCCAGTAGTATGCAATATATTTGATGTTAATGGTGAGGTAGCAGCTGGTGTTGCTAGTGTGGAAGCTTTT GAAAAATATCTGACACCTGACTGGATCTTTCGCTTCAAAAACACTTTACTATCTGCTCCAGTGTTAATGGTTGATGCAAATCTGAGTCATCCTTCTCTTGAAGCTGCTTGTAAAA TGGCGATTGACATGGAGTGTCCTGTATGGTTTGAGCCAGTATCAGTTACTAAATCCCGAAGAATCAGTTCTATTGTCGAGTAT GTAACTTTTGCTTCTCCAAATGAAGATGAACTTATTGCGATGGCGAATGCTTTATCTGGCAGTGATGAGTTTCATCCACTTAAAGAAAgtcagaagaaaaatatttcagtATTATCTTTGTTTCAAATGCTGAAACCAGCAATATGGGTTTTGCTAGAAAAAGGCATTAAAGTGGTCCTAGTGACCTTTGGCTCTAATGGAGTGTTTTTATGCAATAAAGGATGGCCTAGACAATTTAAAATGCCTGCAGAGAAAACAAATCAGTGTGGCTTCAGAGGACAATTATTCAAGACTGTTATGCAAAAATGTCCACCTAGTCGTTATTCTGGTTTTtcagaacttgatagaagctcTCATCTCTTTGCTGTGCATTTTCCCTCTCTTCCTGCATCAGTTGTGAGGCTTACTGGCGCTGGTGATTGCTTAGTTGGTGGAACACTCACATCAATTTGTGCAGGATTAGATATTATGCAAAGTGTGTCTGTTGGCATTGCAGTGGCTAAAGCTGTAGTGGAGGTTGAGGCTAATGTCCCATCTACTTTCAGTTTATCTGCTATCACAG GTGCTAAAGTTCTCTTCCCCCAATCGATGTTGTAA
- the LOC100801351 gene encoding pseudouridine kinase isoform X4, translating into MEHGDGEAVIIGGMVLDIHATPSMLANPGTTTPGKVYYVQGGVARNVAECMSKLGAKPYMISALGFDMAGNLLLNQWKSAGLSIEGILKDKDIETPVVCNIFDVNGEVAAGVASVEAFEKYLTPDWIFRFKNTLLSAPVLMVDANLSHPSLEAACKMAIDMECPVWFEPVSVTKSRRISSIVEYVTFASPNEDELIAMANALSGSDEFHPLKESQKKNISVLSLFQMLKPAIWVLLEKGIKVVLVTFGSNGVFLCNKGWPRQFKMPAEKTNQCGFRGQLFKTVMQKCPPSRYSGFSELDRSSHLFAVHFPSLPASVVRLTGAGDCLVGGTLTSICAGLDIMQSVSVGIAVAKAVVEVEANVPSTFSLSAITDDAKSVYSGAKVLFPQSML; encoded by the exons atggAGCATGGGGATGGAGAAGCGGTGATAATTGGGGGTATGGTATTGGACATTCATGCTACACCTTCAATGCTAGCAAATCCTGGAACCACTACCCCTGGCAAG GTCTATTATGTCCAAGGAGGTGTGGCAAGGAATGTAGCCGAGTGCATGTCAAAACTAGGAGCAAAGCCATACATGATTAGTGCTCTTGGGTTTGACATGGCAG gaAATCTGCTGTTGAATCAGTGGAAATCTGCTGGCCTATCTATAGAAG GTATTTTGAAGGATAAAGATATTGAGACTCCAGTAGTATGCAATATATTTGATGTTAATGGTGAGGTAGCAGCTGGTGTTGCTAGTGTGGAAGCTTTT GAAAAATATCTGACACCTGACTGGATCTTTCGCTTCAAAAACACTTTACTATCTGCTCCAGTGTTAATGGTTGATGCAAATCTGAGTCATCCTTCTCTTGAAGCTGCTTGTAAAA TGGCGATTGACATGGAGTGTCCTGTATGGTTTGAGCCAGTATCAGTTACTAAATCCCGAAGAATCAGTTCTATTGTCGAGTAT GTAACTTTTGCTTCTCCAAATGAAGATGAACTTATTGCGATGGCGAATGCTTTATCTGGCAGTGATGAGTTTCATCCACTTAAAGAAAgtcagaagaaaaatatttcagtATTATCTTTGTTTCAAATGCTGAAACCAGCAATATGGGTTTTGCTAGAAAAAGGCATTAAAGTGGTCCTAGTGACCTTTGGCTCTAATGGAGTGTTTTTATGCAATAAAGGATGGCCTAGACAATTTAAAATGCCTGCAGAGAAAACAAATCAGTGTGGCTTCAGAGGACAATTATTCAAGACTGTTATGCAAAAATGTCCACCTAGTCGTTATTCTGGTTTTtcagaacttgatagaagctcTCATCTCTTTGCTGTGCATTTTCCCTCTCTTCCTGCATCAGTTGTGAGGCTTACTGGCGCTGGTGATTGCTTAGTTGGTGGAACACTCACATCAATTTGTGCAGGATTAGATATTATGCAAAGTGTGTCTGTTGGCATTGCAGTGGCTAAAGCTGTAGTGGAGGTTGAGGCTAATGTCCCATCTACTTTCAGTTTATCTGCTATCACAG ATGATGCTAAATCTGTTTACTCAGGTGCTAAAGTTCTCTTCCCCCAATCGATGTTGTAA
- the LOC100801351 gene encoding pseudouridine kinase isoform X5, giving the protein MEHGDGEAVIIGGMVLDIHATPSMLANPGTTTPGKVYYVQGGVARNVAECMSKLGAKPYMISALGFDMAGNLLLNQWKSAGLSIEGILKDKDIETPVVCNIFDVNGEVAAGVASVEAFEKYLTPDWIFRFKNTLLSAPVLMVDANLSHPSLEAACKMAIDMECPVWFEPVSVTKSRRISSIVEYVTFASPNEDELIAMANALSGSDEFHPLKESQKKNISVLSLFQMLKPAIWVLLEKGIKVVLVTFGSNGVFLCNKGWPRQFKMPAEKTNQCGFRGQLFKTVMQKCPPSRYSGFSELDRSSHLFAVHFPSLPASVVRLTGAGDCLVGGTLTSICAGLDIMQSVSVGIAVAKAVVEVEANVPSTFSLSAITGAKVLFPQSML; this is encoded by the exons atggAGCATGGGGATGGAGAAGCGGTGATAATTGGGGGTATGGTATTGGACATTCATGCTACACCTTCAATGCTAGCAAATCCTGGAACCACTACCCCTGGCAAG GTCTATTATGTCCAAGGAGGTGTGGCAAGGAATGTAGCCGAGTGCATGTCAAAACTAGGAGCAAAGCCATACATGATTAGTGCTCTTGGGTTTGACATGGCAG gaAATCTGCTGTTGAATCAGTGGAAATCTGCTGGCCTATCTATAGAAG GTATTTTGAAGGATAAAGATATTGAGACTCCAGTAGTATGCAATATATTTGATGTTAATGGTGAGGTAGCAGCTGGTGTTGCTAGTGTGGAAGCTTTT GAAAAATATCTGACACCTGACTGGATCTTTCGCTTCAAAAACACTTTACTATCTGCTCCAGTGTTAATGGTTGATGCAAATCTGAGTCATCCTTCTCTTGAAGCTGCTTGTAAAA TGGCGATTGACATGGAGTGTCCTGTATGGTTTGAGCCAGTATCAGTTACTAAATCCCGAAGAATCAGTTCTATTGTCGAGTAT GTAACTTTTGCTTCTCCAAATGAAGATGAACTTATTGCGATGGCGAATGCTTTATCTGGCAGTGATGAGTTTCATCCACTTAAAGAAAgtcagaagaaaaatatttcagtATTATCTTTGTTTCAAATGCTGAAACCAGCAATATGGGTTTTGCTAGAAAAAGGCATTAAAGTGGTCCTAGTGACCTTTGGCTCTAATGGAGTGTTTTTATGCAATAAAGGATGGCCTAGACAATTTAAAATGCCTGCAGAGAAAACAAATCAGTGTGGCTTCAGAGGACAATTATTCAAGACTGTTATGCAAAAATGTCCACCTAGTCGTTATTCTGGTTTTtcagaacttgatagaagctcTCATCTCTTTGCTGTGCATTTTCCCTCTCTTCCTGCATCAGTTGTGAGGCTTACTGGCGCTGGTGATTGCTTAGTTGGTGGAACACTCACATCAATTTGTGCAGGATTAGATATTATGCAAAGTGTGTCTGTTGGCATTGCAGTGGCTAAAGCTGTAGTGGAGGTTGAGGCTAATGTCCCATCTACTTTCAGTTTATCTGCTATCACAG GTGCTAAAGTTCTCTTCCCCCAATCGATGTTGTAA
- the LOC112997614 gene encoding uncharacterized protein: protein MGINDKNNNAYGKDPDYGAIFMSNSETKRECFKRGLFGLPSSDIQFVEQIKTGMILFLFEYEKRQLHGVFKASCDGAINIVPNAFAKVGKQFPAQVKFDAIWLCKPLPEKLFRDAIRENYFTSNKFNFGLSENQVHELLYLFNERRLEPEASPGRLLSSNEDLKSEWYSLGKVGRSVDHGMCIERLQNEQDVGGSISAIKMPNRQGDSLLYNGEYKYTGLNASDVKQGRTAQFSVDTTTSEYVSDYLGLKDESRFAAYENEDYMDICLRPNFIGGYSKSPSDKIRNHGEGRLSIRDGLMSKSLPETDQRILFSNDIPGLNNSDVNPSGFYSKHILEHNPLVQNRLRPTSTMIHPIQSQILNNTGVTQRDTNSNSNSLLCDPDAPGLNFSRVSSAGINDGSKPIMESTSLSNNYGRKSLSSQPCLIRKELKDTSRWHTAGGDLQNSVFYSSNRDYMPLNTVQNSDQLAAESVVYEACDIPSLSPSIPPPDIGRSSSLHDPFSSLLHIHQSWLGNNFHSTTLQENLSHDITLPKNYDTYTPEISWANEGHFKDGDSLIHEYDIGCGSQNNNSGYPKKKSSVFSRLSFMQDSKQENGNNVRNEGYDFHTSVDAVMERVRLNHNKWMKKRKPKPMHNKAESLKYKTQISSSRKKEGDCFENALTDQTMDLSTATEGNAKETAEETCFVDFKRRSKVRKLSDENEIRSSNESEKNENLVFGQQKKRKLIRPNFSKSITSDDKGIDLSASQNLQVPSSLGSYTVKDVKESCCVFVQTADNIKADAEVRNIISETHSEKSSHARGYACIEGGERAADSALAAFNVKSNAEVQNIHRTHSEDKNNSSRARGYGCGEGGEKAINGALTALNDGSKCLDNISQNVFASASCKDVQNGLCSMDSIKSASLNTGSLRSIRQCQENHAHKIICAGRGINTDKEMPKDCSSSFKDGSEYLKNSGNEKAPIETSCPMKEGLLVMNSIKSASAGKNSLHSICQEHLAGKIICTGRGNNTKQEMSKDGDYFAGVKDGFDCLQNSNNDNASIATSCFQEGLCMTDSKKSLSQSLPWIPQECNVGKVRCAGSRVTKTEERMLKVGRSPISTEVQDGSDSCQNPGNEDNAPITPCELHKMA, encoded by the exons ATGGGAATCAATGATAAGAACAACAATGCATATGGAAAAGACCCAGATTATGGAGCAATCTTTATGTCAAATAGTGAAACAAAAAGAGAATGCTTCAAGAGGGGATTATTTGGCCTCCCGTCTTCTGATATCCAGTTTGTAGAGCAGATTAAAACTGGAATGATTTTGTTCTTATTTGAATACGAGAAGAGACAACTGCATGGTGTGTTCAAGGCATCCTGTGATGGAGCTATCAATATAGTACCAAATGCGTTTGCGAAAGTGGGGAAGCAATTTCCTGCTCAG GTTAAGTTCGATGCAATTTGGCTCTGTAAGCCACTGCCTGAAAAGTTGTTCCGTGATGCAATCAGAGAAAATTACTTTACATCAAACAAGTTTAACTTTGGGCTATCTGAAAATCAG GTTCATGAACTTCTATATTTGTTCAATGAGAGAAGGCTAGAACCGGAGGCTTCTCCTGGGAGACTGTTGTCCAGCAATGAAGACTTGAAATCAGAGTGGTACTCTTTAGGCAAAGTTGGAAGATCTGTTGATCATGGAATGTGTATTGAAAGACTTCAAAATGAGCAAGATGTGGGTGGTAGCATCTCAGCCATCAAAATGCCTAATCGCCAAGGAGATTCTTTGCTGTACAATGGAGAATATAAATATACTGGATTAAATGCAAGTGATGTTAAGCAAGGAAGGACTGCTCAGTTTTCGGTGGATACTACTACAAGTGAGTATGTTAGTGATTATTTGGGATTAAAGGATGAAAGTAGGTTTGCTGCATATGAGAATGAGGATTATATGGATATCTGTCTCAGGCCAAACTTCATAGGTGGATACTCCAAAAGTCCATCtgataaaattagaaatcatGGTGAGGGAAGGTTATCAATTAGGGATGGGCTCATGAGTAAATCCCTACCAGAGACTGATCAGaggattttattttcaaatgatatTCCTGGTTTGAATAATTCTGATGTCAATCCATCTGGCTTTTACAGCAAGCATATTTTGGAGCATAATCCTCTTGTTCAAAATCGGCTTAGGCCAACTTCTACAATGATTCACCCAATCCAGTCACAGATCTTAAACAATACAGGTGTAACCCAAAGAGATACTAATTCTAACAGTAACTCCCTTCTGTGTGATCCAGATGCTCCTGGTTTAAATTTTAGCCGGGTATCATCTGCTGGAATTAATGATGGTTCTAAGCCAATAATGGAAAGCACTTCTCTTTCAAACAACTATGGAAGGAAATCCTTGAGCAGTCAACCATGTCTCATTCGTAAAGAACTGAAAGACACGAGCAGGTGGCACACTGCTGGGGGTGACTTGCAAAATTCTGTTTTTTATAGTAGCAACAGGGATTACATGCCTCTCAACACGGTTCAAAATTCTGATCAGTTGGCAGCAGAATCTGTTGTTTATGAGGCTTGCGACATTCCATCCTTATCACCTTCTATCCCTCCTCCAGATATTGGAAGGAGTAGCAGTCTACATGATCCCTTTTCTTCTTTGCTCCATATCCACCAATCATGGTTAGGCAACAATTTTCATTCCACAACTTTGCAAGAAAACCTGAGTCATGACATAACACTACCGAAGAACTATGACACATATACTCCTGAAATTTCATGGGCAAATGAGGGTCATTTCAAAGATGGTGATTCATTAATCCATGAATATGATATTGGATGTGgttctcaaaataataattctgGTTATCCAAAGAAAAAGAGTAGTGTTTTTTCTCGATTATCTTTTATGCAGGATAGCAAACAAGAAAATGGAAACAATGTGAGGAATGAGGGTTATGATTTCCATACTTCAGTTGATGCAGTGATGGAAAGGGTTCGGCTGAATCACAACAAGTGGATGAAGAAAAGAAAGCCAAAGCCTATGCACAACAAAGCTGAAAGTCTGAAGTATAAAACTCAAATCAGTAGCTCGAGGAAGAAGGAGGGTGATTGCTTTGAAAATGCCTTGACTGATCAAACTATGGATTTGTCTACTGCAACTGAAGGCAATGCTAAAGAAACAGCTGAAGAGACATGTTTTGTGGATTTCAAGCGTCGTAGCAAAGTGAGGAAACTTAGTGATGAAAATGAGATCAGAAGCTCCAATGAGAGTGAAAAGAATGAGAATTTGGTGTTTGggcaacaaaagaaaagaaagttgatCCGCCCAAATTTCAGCAAGAGTATAACTTCTGATGATAAGGGCATTGACCTCAGTGCTTCTCAAAACTTACAAGTACCATCATCTCTTGGAAGTTATACTGTTAAGGATGTTAAGGAAAGCTGCTGTGTTTTTGTTCAAACTGCGGACAACATTAAAGCTGATGCTGAAGTAAGAAATATTATTAGTGAAACACATTCTGAGAAGAGTAGTCATGCCAGGGGATATGCCTGCATTGAAGGAGGAGAAAGAGCAGCTGATAGTGCTCTTGCTGCATTTAATGTTAAATCAAATGCTGAAGTACAAAACATTCATCGAACACATTCTGAAGATAAGAATAATAGTAGTCGTGCCAGGGGATATGGCTGTGGTGAAGGAGGAGAAAAAGCAATCAATGGTGCTCTTACTGCATTGAATGATGGATCAAAATGTCTTGACAACATAAGCCAGAATGTTTTTGCTTCAGCTTCTTGCAAAGACGTGCAAAACGGTTTATGTTCGATGGATAGTATAAAATCAGCATCTCTGAACACAGGATCGTTGCGTTCAATTCGTCAATGTCAAGAGAATCATGCACATAAGATCATATGTGCTGGCCGAGGTATTAATACTGACAAAGAAATGCCAAAAGATTGCAGCTCCTCCTTTAAAGATGGATCTGAATATTTAAAGAACTCTGGTAATGAAAAGGCTCCAATTGAAACTTCGTGTCCTATGAAGGAAGGTTTACTTGTGATGAATAGTATAAAATCAGCATCTGCCGGTAAAAACTCACTGCACTCAATTTGTCAAGAACACCTTGCAGGTAAGATCATATGTACTGGCAGAGGAAATAATACTAAACAAGAAATGTCAAAAGATGGTGACTACTTTGCTGGTGTTAAAGATGGATTTGACTGTTTACAGAATTCCAATAATGACAATGCTTCAATTGCAACTTCTTGTTTCCAGGAAGGCTTATGTATGACTGATAGTAAAAAATCACTATCCCAATCACTGCCTTGGATTCCTCAAGAATGTAATGTTGGAAAGGTTAGATGTGCTGGCAGCAGGGTTACTAAGACTGAAGAAAGAATGCTAAAAGTTGGCAGATCACCCATTAGTACTGAAGTTCAGGATGGATCTGACAGTTGTCAGAACCCTGGCAATGAAGACAATGCTCCAATTACACCTTGTGAACTACACAAGATGGCTTGA